In Vicia villosa cultivar HV-30 ecotype Madison, WI linkage group LG7, Vvil1.0, whole genome shotgun sequence, the DNA window agtctctttttcttttcaagttTGTACCGTTTTATTTACTTTAACAAtgttctttttgttttaattccCATCTAAGTAGTGTCAATCCCGACGGTATCCCGCGCGATATCATTTTAgttttagtattcaaaatattatatggttgttgttattaaatttttgtaagtttttcttttaaaattttaataaaatattaactataattaaaactcttattaaaatataataaatgtattaaaattccaatttattaaaatataatcataATATTGATTACAATAATACTTTCTTAAACTTTTCCATTCTTCTTAATGACTCCGCTTTTGGAAAGGTTTTGTGTAAAAATTATAATGAATtggaattgatgatgaagatatgaTGGTTTTGTGTTGTTTTTGGAAAGATTGATTTGTTTACTCACCAAAATTGAGAACGTGTatctgatttttaatttttttaataaaaataataataataaatatacaaaaaaatctaTCTAATAAAAACAAGATAAACTCTAATACTTAAAAAACACGTGATATCTAATTTacatttctttgatttttctcttaataataagtttttttaaataataagctttttcttacttttttcataatttttaataataaattttttcataatttataataataattttttccgaaataaattagtaataaacaattttttcttaattattataataatatattatttccttAATCATTTACGGGTTCTAATTTTTAGATAACGGAAAATAAACATTGTTTTTATaactattttgaatttttaaaataatatattaattatattgtttattgttattaaatcaaattaaattcaatattatataaaaacgttagtttatttttgaattataaaccaatattaaatataaactaaattaaactaaactaaattaaattataacattaattttaatttggtttGTTTTTAATTACGTAGAAAAGTTAATATTAACCGAACTAAataaaaatgtttgtttgttttatataataattaataatttaacatCAATATACTGTAACAATTTAACGTCAAATATTCTGATGAAGGGGTATCATGAGGGACTAAAACAATTAAAAGATAAAAGTAATATAGataataaatttatatgtttTGTATTCCAAAATTTACACATTTAAGATGTTTTTATACGCGCGTATTAGTGGTTTTCTCtgttttatcattcatcaattatttttttaaactttgtaTTCATGATAAATAAGAATTAGTTATTAATTAATAAGTTGAAAtttaataaatacaaaaatatgattaaataatGAGTTAATGTAATGATTTTGTTTACCTGATCTCAAtttgaaaatgttatttttatttatatatttatatatacatttaatattatgttatttatttttttgttaataatCAACTAAAAGCCACAACATGTTTTTGTAtgaagaataaatattttttaaaaaattaatgaaaatcctttaataatttttaataataatttttttataaacagaaatatgttataaatatttttataaaacggaaaatactattgttgatacaattatattaataaatgaaaataagttacaaatatttttataaattggaaaaagtctattgttgatataattattttataaacggaaataagttatcaataaatatttttataaatcaatcattttatgatatttgtacaTATCCCTTATTACtacaataaatattttattcatttattgaggaaatttaaatttttccatatagcatttttaaaaaaaataataaatttaaattaccaTATTGATGAATAATTCACTTAATTTTCAATGcaaattcaaataattaataatataataatggtCAAATTATCATTTATTAAATGCAAATTTTTAATGTAGTTTTTtaagtttcaatttcaatttttaatagtttagatcttaaatgcaattaaattataaCATCTATGATAAAGGttaaaatatcatttaatattgtaattacaatttattacttatttattttaatgtgaTATTTTTATAACATATATTGGTCCTTAGGTTTTTAATACtacaaattagttttattttaatcatttatacaaattaaaaattaGAGATTCTTTTTtcgaaataaaatatattttttaatgtgaggatttttatgagaaaattaatAAGAATATGAAACACGTTTAAATTAGAAAAATTACCATCTACTTTAAAAAGTTTGGCCTCAATTAGTGAACcaatttataaattatagttgGTGCCCACattcaaatattaaattataaaatttaccattttttaatcttctaagtcataaaaatactaaaacaaaataaaaattttaaactaaattttttataatataaaagttaaaaaattattttatcataaattaaaagtaagtgttactttatattttaatgtatattgttgatccaattttttaaaacgacattctttttaaatacgggaaaagatgtatttttaattttatttcaatattaaagttgagttttattttttttgaagtaAGTTATATTGGTGGAATTAATATTcttaagttatttattttattcatcatacaattaatattaacaataaaaatgCAATTTATGATAACTATTAAAACTAAATTTTTAGTGCTCAATGTAACTAATTTGTAAAGGTCGTACGGGAGATGAAAAGTGGACTTTgaattcaaatttttattttttctaaaatcttAAAGGTAGTTAAATGATAACTACAATAATAATGGTCATATGATAAATGGTAATCatgaaaaataatgataaaagataaaaatttattaatatagttAATTTTATAAACTGAATAAGctataattgtttttataaacgggtaaaagttacaaataattttatgaaaGTAATAAGTTTATCTATTTATACAATTATTTGTATAAATGAGAATAAAATGTAAATTAtgaaattttcagaattttttatTTTCGAATTAATTTAAcatagatttttattttatttttttaatctatacatacctttttaatccatatttataactttttattcatcatttatttttatatttataatttaaaaaggcattatatataataaatttatatattttgtattcTGAAATTGATATTCAAAATTTTACTTTAATGTTTaagcatttaattttttaaatataattttaattttagtattcaaaatttacgaggttgttattattacatttatttttctttttaaaattatagtaatatactaaatataattaaaagtattatttaaatatagtaaattatataaaaatattaatttatcaaaaaatgtTAATGTTTTTTATGATAAAACGTTATCATTTAtgctataaaattttataaatatattttttttttttataaaagaacatgagacaattatgatagaaAAATTAACTGAGGTTTGTTAACTGATCTGAattcacgggtagatgtgaacgtatttatattttcaattattgtgtttactaattaaaatcttacaagtaaataatacattaatttaattttaaaattttccaattattatgtttaatcgtAAAAGATGTTGATAGTAAATTTGCATTTAATTAGAAAGAGTATcttccaattattatttttaattatttttttccataACAAAactatctattttatttatttatcaattaTTATAATTCTTATATGCATTGTTTTTAATGACCAAATTCATACACGTTATACTTATAATTTTAaacaatatatatgtatatatattttattcatatattttatttaacatactacatgtttaattttttttttccgaTAGTCATCCAATTAAAATGTGTATTGTTTAAATATATACGGAATAACTTTATAAGATAGATCTTATCCACGTAATATTAAACCCAAACggccccgtgcgatagcacgggtatcCCACTAGTTCATAATAAAATAAGAAGATCTTTCAATATTAGTCCATTTCCATGAAAAGAATTTGATGATTGAGATTAATTCTTCAAAATTAATAGTCTCTTCTTTAAAAATCACTGCATTTCTAAGTGACCAAATGGACCAAGATACTGCCAACTAAATAACAAACACCACCTCTCTATCTTCCTTCTTCTTGGCCTTATGAAAGCAGTTCAGAAAATCCACCAAATCGTTCACCGTTACCTGCTGAAAACTCTCCATCCACGTTCGAACAAATGACCAAATTCTCCTACTAAAAAGACACTCTTGAAAGAGATGATTTCTAGTCTCCTCATTTCCTGGATAGAGAACACAAATCTGCTATAATTTCGTTGACACGGCTCTTGTAACGAACAAATTATCTCTATTCGGAAGCCTATTTAGGACAAACCTCCAACTAAACATAAGAATATTAGACGGAGCTCTTACTTTCCATTATTAAGTTAACACCACCCTCATATTCAAGGTAATCCACTCTATAGGTTCCCTATTGACTAAAACTTTAAAGCACTATTTAACAGAAAAATCCTCATCGTTCTCTTGGTTCCAAAAGAATTCGTCCTCGCCTTCCTCCGCTGGAACTTCTTCTGCAAACAGATCTAGAAACTACTCCATGATCTTGCTATCTGATTCACCAATTTTCCCGAAGATCGACCTAAAATTCCAGCGCCACTTGCCTTACTCCCGGTATCCCGCTTCTTCCACGCTCATGTAACTATCTTCAGCCACCGTAAATAATTCCGGAAAGGCTTCTTTTAGCAGTTTGTTGCCCAACCCATTGCAGAACCAAAAAGATTTTCGATCACCGTCTTTCAACCTGCAAGAAATATATATAGTTAGAAAAAGATTGAACAGGGTTCTCTATTTTGCTATCAAGCAAAATGAGATCTCTCCACCAAATAGAATCTCCTCTTTTATATATCTGAAATTGCTAGATAACAATTTAAGTTAAGGAGAAATGTATATATGTCGCACTATCCCATTCCAAAttgtttccttttcttttaaaatcctCCACCTCCATTTTGATAGCAAGGTCCTGTTAAAAACCTCTAAGTCTTTGATACCTAAACCTCCTTCTTCCTTCGACTTGCAAACCTCCTTCTAACTAACCCAATGGATGGATCTAAAACTATCATTTCCTTTCCATAAAATCTGCTctgaattaggggtggcaaaacgggttgtggcccgccgggccggcccgcgcacccgccaaaaaatggcgggttgggttgagattttaggcccgccgctcgccaaagtccgccccgccaaaaccctcCGTCCGCCATAGCTCACCCCGCTaatgcccgccgcccgccaaagcccgctcatcctccaaaattccctcttttttagttaattctagtaatacaattcttgatggtttattttatatatatttatttgtaaatatatgtaatattttttaaagtaaaaattgctaaaaagttgcttttataaaaaattgttttaaaaaataagtgaaaagtttaattaaaaggtaaaaaaaacttattaatcgattaaaaaaatgaaaaaaaatataaataaaaataggcgggcaagcccgccgcccgccaacccgccatctaggcggggcgggcatgatttttatgcccatttcacttggcgggtatgcccgccccgctcgttttttggcgggcttaaggcggggcgggcaGCGGGCGGGGCGGCGGCGGGCGGGgcaggcggcccgttttgccacccctactctgAATTTTTCGAATTTCTTTCAAAACCTTGGACGAAATTTTGTAAAAGGAAAGTGCATGGACCGGAATAGCATTCAAGACTGAATTGATCAAGACGGCCCTACCATCCAATGAAAGATATCTTCCTCTCCAAGTTGGAAGCTTCCTCCTACAATTACTGATGACGTTTTTCCACATAATGCATCTACGAGGACTATCTCCCACCATAACGCCTATAAACTTGAAAGGCAGCACAGCTATATTGCACTAAAGAAAAGTAAAAGCCGCTTCTAAATTGCAATCTTCCATATTAATCTCGTACATATAACTATTGCAAAGATTAACTTTTAACTCCGACATGAGTTCAAATCCTCTCAAAATAGACTTCAAACTCCAAAGATTCTCGTGGCTTCTGTCTCCTAATACGATGGTGTCATTCACATATTGCAATATGTCAATGGTCTCCTCCTTACTTGGAAACTATGAAAATCATCTTGAGTTACCACTTTATCCATTAAGGCCATTAAACCTTTCCTTGCCTTAATCCTCATTCCATCgagaaataaaaaaatcaaaaacaataTAATAACATGGTATTGATCTTATgtttaaaaatgtaaaaatataatGTACTAGACTTTAAAACTTTGAGGCTCCTGTTAACAACACTCAACCTTACAAGAGCCACTTTCTTGAGTTCAGGTTGTGTGTGGCATTGCGtattggtttattttattttactttattttttggtTCAAAAAAATATTCGGTCAATTGGACCAATTAATCTGGTTTGGAGTCAATTTCGATATCAAGTGATTTCAACCCATTCTAAATCAGAGTTGCCGAGACTCGAATCATAATCCTCCAAATAAATTCAGCATTAAACACCACTGAACTAACTAAGTTTGGGTGTATATTGAATTGTTTTTTCCTAATAATTTTGATCTAGTTGTGAAAGGTTCCATTGATGTGGTTTTAATTGAAGCCTCTCTAGAAGCCATCAAAAATATTTCAAGAATTCGTGAGAACAATTCAATAAAATAACTATTTTCCTTCTcttaaataatatgttttttaaTATGCATGTGTGCAAATTTTCTACAAAATTCATATTAGGAATGAGAAGTATATTTTTATAACAGGTGTATTTTATTAGACAATTGAATTCATAAGGATATAAactataaaagaaagaaaaaaaacacacactgataggaagattttcctatcaagactatgaactagggttttctaactaaaaggggaagaacattaaaagtaaaggaaattaaaataaagataacttttgatttcattgattcCTTTTTCTCACCTCTCAATGATTACATATATAGTAGAAGAAGTGGATAGTAACTAAAAGCCCAATAACTAATTAAAGGCCCAAATACTACTAGAATCCAATAACAATACTAATaactatattaatataaatatgaatatactcctctatcattgccgcggggttcacttgaaccttgtcctcaaggttctaaaattacTCCCGGATCCCATTGCTTAAATTGAGCAATCATAACAGAAAATTTATAAAAGGCGAGCAGTACCATACGCCCATCTGGATCCCATGTTGCACACTTGACAAAACCACTGCTAGTTGATGACCATTGCTCTGATGTCCAAGTGATTGTTTTCCAAAGATAAAATGTTCTATCAAATTTTGAAGCAAAGAAGTAATCTCCAGTGGGTGACCATTTTAACATTGATATGCCTCCTAATCCTCGTCGAATAGGTGACCCCACACCTTGAGAAACATACCACACAATGAAAGAAGAGCTCTCGTATGAAGCAGAAGCTAAGTATCTTCCATCCGGACTCCAAGTAAGGCCGCTAACATGTTCTCCATTTTGACTTCGAAGAAAAGCAACCAGGAGATACCGAATTCCAGAGCCTTTAAATAAACTTCCTACATAGGATATAGTGCCGGATCTAGCAGATGTTGTGTTTCCGGGATATGAAGTAGACCATATGCAAATTTCACTCTTGCAACCCACAGCCAGCAAACAAAATGCACCGAAAATATCGTACAAGAGTTGTGCCCCCATTTGTTCCAGCAAACGCAAAAAGAATAGACCAACAAAGAAGTTTATCACCCAATGCACAACCAAACAAATCGTCATTGCTTCGGTTCTGATCTTGCCAGGTAATATTTCGGACATGAGGAGACAAAGAACCGGGCCAGCACCAAGAGCAAATGATAACAAATACAGCAACATGCCGCTGACAGATAGATATATTGCTCCAAATCCTGATGCATAAGAACTAGCAGCAAATCCCTCCTTGCCGTAATTCGTGAACCACACAAATTCATCTTTGTCAAGGCCTTTTAGCAATACAACCCGAGCCAAGGGTTTTCCATCCTCCCCTACAGTTGACAAGGCCATAGACATTGGTTCCTTCAAACTCGCCGTCATAGTTTCATAATATGCCTTAAGAGTACCATAATGGGGACGCATAAACTTCAATAGCTTGGGAACTGAGGTCATGGCGTTAGTTGAAGTACGAATTTCGTGTCTCATGCTCTCACATTCCATATTTCCAAATGCATAATCAGGATGTATGCTAATTATGGCCTTCTCGCCCTTTTTCATTGTCGCCACTGCTTGGTCTAGACCAGTAATTACTTGTTCCTCGTCAGTTACGAATTTCAAGGGTTGTATTTCATCAATTCCTCTTTTCTCCAATACAGTGCCCTCTTCTAGCATAGCCGTGTAACTGACAGTAACATTTTCACCCTTGTTGGCTGTGTAAGCACCCTCCCATTCTTTCAAAATTTTCTTAATCACCATAGAGTCACCAGTTACATTTATGACAGGCTTGAAGGACACCAATTCAATGTTAACATAGAGCATTGAGTCTGGGGGAATTGAATGGAACCCACTGCTAGCTTCTCTCCCTGTCTCTCCAAAGGCATATTGAGGTTGAAAAATTAATTCGGCCTTCTCTCCCCTGGTCATAGTCATGATCACTTTTGGCAATCTAGGAAGAAGATGACCATCGTTCACATAGAATTCAACTCCGCATTCCGGTGTTTCTGCAACAACAGTACCATCTACTAGTGCCACCCGATACTTCACAAGAACTTCATCAAGATCACCGGGCCGATCACTCCCTTTACCCTTCTCCATAATTTCCTTGATAATTCCACCATCTTTGCAAACATCCACTACAGTGATCCAAGAAACGAGTTCCACCTCAAATTGCACAACCGAGTTAGCGTCTCGCAGAATGCCTTCAGACTCAGCAGCAGGTAATGTAAACAATGCTACCTCTCCCTTCTTCATGGTGACAATCCCATCATCCAATCCAGCATACACTTCACTTTGGCCAAGAGTAAATGTGACGGGAGAATCCGAAACCCTAGTGGAGCCCAACATTGTTCCGTCCAGCAAAGTTCCAACGTAATGAACAGTAACATGATCGTTGAAATTGGGGGTTTCCCAACCGAGTCCACGTTTGAGGAGCTTCTTTTTTATGGGTGAATTGGCAGTGAATTGTCTCTTTTCGCCAACCTTTTGAGGTGGTGTTGATTCAATTTCCTCACCTGGTTCTTCGCCGAGTTTGTCTTCTTCTATTTCTGTTAATACTGCCATTGTTACTTTACTGGTTGGTTTCAGCAGCAATGGCGGCAGCAATTGCATTGAGGCATCTTCATCCTTGTTGTGTTTCCGAATCGACCACAGATCCACTTCCATTTCAAAATCTGAGATTGTCTTTGTCGGAAGTTGATAGGATTCACCGACCCGGATCTCGTCAGTTATTGCCGCAAATATCATCGAAGATGACGCTGGTGAAATGGTCGGGTGTGTTGCCGTAATTTTCGTCAGAGTTTGTTGTTCGGAAACTCTTTTTCTGTTCATCATTCTCTTTCTTATTTTGTGTTTCTCATTTCTAACTGATAATAAGAAGGCTACCCGTAAACACAACTTGCGTGGTTTCTTTTTTACGAGATCTATTGGATTTGGGACTGGTGACACCCTTGGTAAAGGTGGTGTATGAGATGTGTATAGTTGTGGAGAAAAGGGTGGATAACCATTAAAACCTAAACTTTGTGAAGTAATATTAAGAGTTGTGTTAGTGGGACAAAATGGAGGAATGCTCCATGGATATGAGTAATGACTATGTGGTGAATATCCATGATTTGGATACAAACTTGGTGATGATGATCCATGAGTGTAGTAAGGTGTAAAGAGTTCCCATGGAAATGATGGAAAGGATGGTGTGGTAGGAGTGGTGTCTTGAGATTGTGGTTGGTGGCTATGGTAACTTGAATGTTCTtgaaaggtagaagatgattgttgAGGTGAAGTAGAAATTATGTGTTGCTGATGTGGAATGTATGGAGTGTAAGAATGATAATATGGATAAGCCATGGAAGGAAGGGTTGAAGTtcaagatgaaagcaccaattgataggaagattttcctatcaagactatgaactagggttttctaactaaaaggggaagaacattaattgtaaaggaaattaaaataaagataacttttgatttcattgattcCTTTTTCTCACCTCTCAATGATTACATATATAGTAGAAGAAGTGGATAGTAACTAAAAGCCCAATAACTAATTAAAGGCCCAAATACTACTAGAATCCAATAACAATACTAATaactatattaatataaatatgaatatactcctctatcattgccgcggggttcacttgaaccttgtcctcaaggttctaaaattacTCCCGGATCCCATTGCTTAAATTGAGCAATCATAACAGAAAATTTATAAAAGGCGAGCAGTACCATACGCCCATCTGGATCCCATGTTGCACACTTGACAAAACCACTGCTAGTTGATGACCATTGCTCTGATGTCCAAGTGATTGTTTTCCAAAGATAAAATGTTCTATCAAATTTTGAAGCAAAGAAGTAATCTCCAGTGGGTGACCATTTTAACATTGATATGCCTCCTAATCCTCGTCGAATAGGTGACCCCACACCTTGAGAAACATACCACACAATGAAAGAAGAGCTCTCGTATGAAGCAGAAGCTAAGTATCTTCCATCCGGACTCCAAGTAAGGCCGCTAACATGTTCTCCATTTTGACTTCGAAGAAAAGCAACCAGGAGATACCGAATTCCAGAGCCTTTAAATAAACTTCCTACATAGGATATAGTGCCGGATCTAGCAGATGTTGTGTTTCCGGGATATGAAGTAGACCATATGCAAATTTCACTCTTGCAACCCACAGCCAGCAAACAAAATGCACCGAAAATATCGTACAAGAGTTGTGCCCCCATTTGTTCCAGCAAACGCAAAAAGAATAGACCAACAAAGAAGTTTATCACCCAATGCACAACCAAACAAATCGTCATTGCTTCGGTTCTGATCTTGCCAGGTAATATTTCGGACATGAGGAGACAAAGAACCGGGCCAGCACCAAGAGCAAATGATAACAAATACAGCAACATGCCGCTGACAGATAGATATATTGCTCCAAATCCTGATGCATAAGAACTAGCAGCAAATCCCTCCTTGCCGTAATTCGTGAACCACACAAATTCATCTTTGTCAAGGCCTTTTAGCAATACAACCCGAGCCAAGGGTTTTCCATCCTCCCCTACAGTTGACAAGGCCATAGACATTGGTTCCTTCAAACTCGCCGTCATAGTTTCATAATATGCCTTAAGAGTACCATAATGGGGACGCATAAACTTCAATAGCTTGGGAACTGAGGTCATGGCGTTAGTTGAAGTACGAATTTCGTGTCTCATGCTCTCACATTCCATATTTCCAAATGCATAATCAGGATGTATGCTAATTATGGCCTTCTCGCCCTTTTTCATTGTCGCCACTGCTTGGTCTAGACCAGTAATTACTTGTTCCTCGTCAGTTACGAATTTCAAGGGTTGTATTTCATCAATTCCTCTTTTCTCCAATACAGTGCCCTCTTCTAGCATAGCCGTGTAACTGACAGTAACATTTTCACCCTTGTTGGCTGTGTAAGCACCCTCCCATTCTTTCAAAATTTTCTTAATCACCATAGAGTCACCAGTTACATTTATGACAGGCTTGAAGGACACCAATTCAATGTTAACATAGAGCATTGAGTCTGGGGGAATTGAATGGAACCCACTGCTAGCTTCTCTCCCTGTCTCTCCAAAGGCATATTGAGGTTGAAAAATTAATTCGGCCTTCTCTCCCCTGGTCATAGTCATGATCACTTTTGGCAATCTAGGAAGAAGATGACCATCGTTCACATAGAATTCAACTCCGCATTCCGGTGTTTCTGCAACAACAGTACCATCTACTAGTGCCACCCGATACTTCACAAGAACTTCATCAAGATCACCGGGCCGATCACTCCCTTTACCCTTCTCCATAATTTCCTTGATAATTCCACCATCTTTGCAAACATCCACTACAGTGATCCAAGAAACGAGTTCCACCTCAAATTGCACAACCGAGTTAGCGTCTCGCAGAATGCCTTCAGACTCAGCAGCAGGTAATGTAAACAATGCTACCTCTCCCTTCTTCATGGTGACAATCCCATCATCCAATCCAGCATACACTTCACTTTGGCCAAGAGTAAATGTGACGGGAGAATCCGAAACCCTAGTGGAGCCCAACATTGTTCCGTCCAGCAAAGTTCCAACGTAATGAACAGTAACATGATCGTTGAAATTGGGGGTTTCCCAACCGAGTCCACGTTTGAGGAGCTTCTTTTTTATGGGTGAATTGGCAGTGAATTGTCTCTTTTCGCCAACCTTTTGAGGTGGTGTTGATTCAATTTCCTCACCTGGTTCTTCGCCGAGTTTGTCTTCTTCTATTTCTGTTAATACTGCCATTGTTACTTTACTGGTTGGTTTCAGCAGCAATGGCGGCAGCAATTGCATTGAGGCATCTTCATCCTTGTTGTGTTTCCGAATCGACCACAGATCCACTTCCATTTCAAAATCTGAGATTGTCTTTGTCGGAAGTTGATAGGATTCACCGACCCGGATCTCGTCAGTTATTGCCGCAAATATCATCGAAGATGACGCTGGTGAAATGGTCGGGTGTGTTGCCGTAATTTTCGTCAGAGTTTGTTGTTCGGAAACTCTTTTTCTGTTCATCATTCTCTTTCTTATTTTGTGTTTCTCATTTCTAACTGATAATAAGAAGGCTACCCGTAAACACAACTTGCGTGGTTTCTTTTTTACGAGATCTATTGGATTTGGGACTGGTGACACCCTTGGTAAAGGTGGTGTATGAGATGTGTATAGTTGTGGAGAAAAGGGTGGATAACCATTAAAACCTAAACTTTGTGAAGTAATATTAAGAGTTGTGTTAGTGGGACAAAATGGAGGAATGCTCCATGGATATGAGTAATGACTATGTGGTGAATATCCATGATTTGGATACAAACTTGGTGATGATGATCCATGAGTGTAGTAAGGTGTAAAGAGTTCCCATGGAAATGATGGAAAGGATGGTGTGGTAGGAGTGGTGTCTTGAGATTGTGGTTGGTGGCTATGGTAACTTGAATGTTCTtgaaaggtagaagatgattgttgAGGTGAAGTAGAAATTATGTGTTGCTGATGTGGAATGTATGGAGTGTAAGAATGATAATATGGATAAGCCATGGAAGGAAGGGTTGAAGTtcaagatgaaagcaccaattgataggaagattttcctatcaagactatgaactagggttttctaactaaaaggggaagaacattaattgtaaaggaaattaaaataaagataacttttgatttcattgattcCTTTTTCTCACCTCTCAATGATTACATATATAGTAGAAGAAGTGGATAGTAACTAAAAGCCCAAT includes these proteins:
- the LOC131619577 gene encoding peptidyl-prolyl cis-trans isomerase FKBP65-like; translated protein: MAVLTEIEEDKLGEEPGEEIESTPPQKVGEKRQFTANSPIKKKLLKRGLGWETPNFNDHVTVHYVGTLLDGTMLGSTRVSDSPVTFTLGQSEVYAGLDDGIVTMKKGEVALFTLPAAESEGILRDANSVVQFEVELVSWITVVDVCKDGGIIKEIMEKGKGSDRPGDLDEVLVKYRVALVDGTVVAETPECGVEFYVNDGHLLPRLPKVIMTMTRGEKAELIFQPQYAFGETGREASSGFHSIPPDSMLYVNIELVSFKPVINVTGDSMVIKKILKEWEGAYTANKGENVTVSYTAMLEEGTVLEKRGIDEIQPLKFVTDEEQVITGLDQAVATMKKGEKAIISIHPDYAFGNMECESMRHEIRTSTNAMTSVPKLLKFMRPHYGTLKAYYETMTASLKEPMSMALSTVGEDGKPLARVVLLKGLDKDEFVWFTNYGKEGFAASSYASGFGAIYLSVSGMLLYLLSFALGAGPVLCLLMSEILPGKIRTEAMTICLVVHWVINFFVGLFFLRLLEQMGAQLLYDIFGAFCLLAVGCKSEICIWSTSYPGNTTSARSGTISYVGSLFKGSGIRYLLVAFLRSQNGEHVSGLTWSPDGRYLASASYESSSFIVWYVSQGVGSPIRRGLGGISMLKWSPTGDYFFASKFDRTFYLWKTITWTSEQWSSTSSGFVKCATWDPDGRMVLLAFYKFSVMIAQFKQWDPGVILEP